In Microplitis mediator isolate UGA2020A chromosome 9, iyMicMedi2.1, whole genome shotgun sequence, the DNA window GGTGCCGATCATTATGGTCTTATCATTAAAGATGCACTCATTAAAAGGTCTGAAGGCCTGCCAACCGCTCAAGATACCATCTTCGGATGGATATTACTTGGTCCAGTTACTCAACGCACTCATCGACCATCTATTACTTTTCATGCTGCTGTCGAGCAGTCAACTCAACAACTTCAAGACCTGCTATCACGCTTCTGGACTCAAGAAGAAATTCCAGTCAGCAAAATCAAGGAACTCAACCCAGATGAGGAGGCGTGTAAAGCGCATTTTCAACACACTCATCGACGAGACAGTTCAGGACGATACATAGTTCGACTGCCAATCAAATCGTCACCTCAACAGCTGGGAAATTCGTACTCAGCAGCATACCGCTGTCTTATTCATCTCAAACGTCGTTTAGATCATGACGATCGTTTGAAAGCACTCTACCTTGATTTTCTGAAGGAATACGAAGAACTCAACCACATGGTGGAATCAACTCAATCAACAACAAGTGAACCAGACTACTATCTCCCTCATCATGGAGTCTTACGGGAAAGCAGCATCACAACCAAGCTGCGAGTAGTTTTCAACGGTTCCAAAACCACCAGCTCAGGTCTTTCACTCAACGATGTGCTTCACACCGGTCCAAAACTGCAACTAGACATCTTCGACGTACTCATAGGAGTTCGCACTCATAAGCTCATCTTCATAACAGGTATCACGAAGATGTTTAGACAGATTTTGGTCGACGAACGCGATCAATCACTTCAACAAATACTCTGGTTCAACCAACAAGGCCAAATAACTCCATATAAACTCACCACGGTCACTTACGGGACCAGACCAGCTCCATATTTGGCCGTTCGTGCTCTACTTCAATTGGTTGAAGACGAAGGACATCGATTTCCTCTTGCGATCATTCCACTCACCCACGGAAGATATgttgacgatatctttggTGGTGCCGATGACTTGAACTCATTACAACAAGTTGCTGATCAACTTGAAGCACTCTGCAAGGCGGGCGGATTCCCTCTTGCTAAATGGGCAAGCAATCATCCAAAATTACAACAACTCAATCATGTGGAAGCGatcaaaaatcataaattcgAGGATCCAGACTCCAGCGCCAAGATTCTGGGCATGTACTGGTCCTCACACTCAGATCAGTTCTTTTTTACGTACTCACCACCATGCTCAACtccaaaatttacaaaaaggaTCATTTTATCAGAGATTGCTCAAATCTTTGATCCTCTTGGATTTCTCGCACCACTCATCATTCGAGCCAAGGTATTCATGCAGGAGCTTTGGCTCGAAAAGCTCAGCTGGGACACTCCATTGGCAGCCAATCAACGGCATAAATGGAGAAACTTCAAAAATGAACTCAAATTTATCTCTGAAATCAAAATTCCAAGATGGATCCACTCATCCACGTGCTCAACCACCGAAATCCATGGATTCTCGGACGCCTCTCAATTGGCAATGGCAGCTGCCGTGTTCATCAAAGTCCACACACCTGCTCATGGAGTCAGAGTTACGCTGCTTTGCTCCAAAACCAAGGTAGCCCCGTTAAAACGACTAACGATACCAAGGTTAGAACTCACCACAGCTCACATGTTGGCAAAACTCACAAAACACTGCCAGAGCACTCTAAATCTCACTCAATCGCCAATATACTTGTGGACGGACTCAACAATTACACTCACGTGGATTAAATCTCATCCGTCTCGCTGGAAGGAGTTTGTTCGGAATAGGGTGTCACATATTCAAGATCTACTTCCAGATGGCCACTGGAATTTCATTCCGGGCACACAAAATCCAGCAGACTGCGCAACACGAGGGTTGACACCTACTCAACTCCGTGATCATCAACTATGGTGGACTGGCCCACCATGGTTGCTCAAGAGTTCATCGTCCTGGCCTAAATGTCCATCAATCGATGATACAGGAGCTCAAGCAGAAGAACGGCCTGGACTGGCCCTGTTCTCATCGAATTCATCGCTGAAATCAAATTGGCCTATCATGGAACGGCCAATACCACTCCTACGCATGTTACGAGCTACTGCAATCTGCTTTAGACTTCGTGACATGATCAAGAAATCACCAAACTCATCACTCAAGGCCCCAATTACTTCTGACGAAGTAATTTCTGCACTCAACTTCTGTATCAAAGAAACTCAACGCATTCATTTTTCAAACGAGATCAACATGCACTCCAAACACGCACCATGGCCTAATGGTCATCCATTTGCTCGATTGGTTGCATTCATTGACACCGATGGCATCATTCGAGTAGGTGGACGGTTGGAAAATTCTCCAAATCAAGACCAAAGTAAGCATCCTGCTATTCTACCACGGAATGCGGCACTCACTAAACTCATCATCTCTGATGCTCATCAGCGTACCATGCATGGTGGTACTCAACTTACTCTGGCATTCATACGACAAAAGTACTGGATCATTGGCGGTAGACAACCAGTACGCTCAATTATACTCAAATGTATAAAATGCGCACGACATCGTGCTGATAGAGCTCAACAACTCATGGGTCAGCTACCAGTATCACGAGTCACTCCATCATCTGCATTCACTCACACTGGAGTTGACTATGCTGGTCCAATAACACTCAAAAATTGGAGACGCAGAGGAGCGAAAACATACAAAGGCTGGATTTGTGTTTTTGTCTGCCTTTCTACGTCAGCAGTACATCTAGAGGTAGTCAGCGACTACAGCTCTAGTGGGTTCATCGTAGCACTCCGCAGATTTATCAGCCGACGAGGCATCTGCACAGCACTCTACAGCGATTGTGGAACGACGTTCAAAGGCGCTGAAACTGATCTCAACCGTCTGTTCACTCAAGGAACTCAAGAGTCAAGAGAAATACTGGATCACATCACTGTGAACAGTATTGCCTGGCATTTCAATCCACCAGCAGCTCCACACATGGGTGGAAAGTGGGAAGCTGCTGTCAAATCTCTCAAACATCACCTTACTCGATCAGTGGGAGAGTCTTCATTTACGTTTGAAGAATTTACGACTCTTCTTACGCAAATTGAAGCTATATTGAATTCAAGACCATTGGAGCCACTCACGGAAGATCCAGATGACATGAATGCACTCACTCCTGGTCACTTCTTAATTGGACGAGCACTCAACATGATTCCTGAACCAGCACTCATCGATACAAATAGTTCTCGATTGTCCAGATGGCAATTTCTACAACAACGTGTTCAACAGTTCTGGAATCATTGGTCTACAAGTTATCTCCAAAGACAACTGGCAATTACCAAGTGGCAACGTCCAACTCATCAAATTCAAGTTGGGTCACTTGTATTACTCACCGACGAAAGGTTTCCACCAACCAGGTAGCCTCTCGCTCGCATTATCGCACTCCACCCTGGCAAAGATGGATTGACCAGGGTTGCTACGCTCAAAACAGTGAACTCAACACTCACTCGTCCAATCACGAAGCTTGCACTCCTACCAATTGAACCAGAACCACAAGAAGATGACTTGCGCTGTGCGACGCATGCGCATGGATTTTTCCTGCCTCGTGGCaagaagaccgacgccattatctattcgtttatataatttcaagtGACACCACGTGTTTTAtataatctattaaaattgcgctcatctcgagtaactaattaaaaggaatcaattaattacattcagagttcattactctatataaaaatataattatttttataatcgcgAGCTCCAgagctcataaaataattaataaataacatcaaGAAATCCAGTATTCTACAACCTGTTCCTGACGAGGTTATATCATCAAGAAAGcaacaggtgcattttttattaaacatttacttgctatcagtgctcaattaatttaaaaagactcagttttattatttatttaattatcattatgctcaatttcttaattaatttaaaagttatgtttcgctcagtagcctctgctatcatgctaccacgtgttcaacaaataaattaaaatcagtgtaatttatcatgagctcattaaattcaattcaattaagtgatcatcactattaaaaattcaataacaaaattttttatgtattcagtgctattaaaaatagtaattaatgtgtTCAATAATTTACTTCGCTGAGTAATCTCTGACatcatgttacttattatcatgatatttttgcattcaactcagtgttcaattaaactcaattgactatttttaatttattatttactcgagctcaactcaataatttgtattcaatcattcacgtattcatgagctcagacatttaacagtatttataaattaaataaactatttaatttgcatcccagtgatattttgtgctgtgacaaataaaaatattgttatatttttaaatatgcgtatttttcaaacatcccaaccaccaaccagtcctggcatgtttttatttaattattattacaacacttttaattatttgagcaCTGATtgcaagtaaatatttaataaaaatgcacCTGTTGCTTTCTCGATGATATGACCTTGTGGTCGATGATCACCGAATTTGTTGAGtcctttattaatttttaattaagttctgatgttagtaaatataaaaataattatatttttataaagtttactGATCACTTATTACGTTggattaattacttttatttaattactcgtGATGTGTGCAAAAAGAATAGATTATATAAAACACGTGGTGTCacttgaaattatataaaacgaatagataatggcgtcggtcttcttGCCACGAGGCAGTAAAAATCCATGCGCATGCGTCGCACTGCGCCAGTCAAGTTTTAATTGATAGACACTATGCCCCggtaggtgctgcctctatttgccggaagttcaactacattcaaatttgaatgtagttgtgattacgcaacaaGGAGAATGTGTGAGTTATTTCACTTGAATTCATTTTCCAAGTGTTTTCTTTTGAGTTCACTTGAATGTCAGCTAACTGCCAAAAATCTAGTCCAAGGATGACAGGAGTAGACAGTCCTGGTACAACAGTCAACCAAGTGATAATATCGTGGCCGTCTAAGTTTATCCGGAAAGGCGCACCACCTCGTGTTTGTGTTGGTTTAGAATTAGCCATAATGACCTCACGAGCATCCATGGGGCCTGATATGAGTTCTTGCAGTTGGTTTTCTTTGATGTGTTCGTATGCAGCTTTAGCGATATAGCTGCGTCCACTTCCACTGTCCAGTAATGCGTCAATCTTGTGTCGACCAATAAATACGTTGGTGACCATCTGACTGACTCTTGACGGAGCTTTAAGACTCGCTGACAAGGATTTTCCGCAAGGTCCAAATGTGTCGTCACAAAAAACTGCTGAATGAGTTGATGACTGACTGTAAAGTTTTGGAGCTACGCTTTGTGTAGTTTCAATTTTATCTGTAGCGGTACGTGCTTTTTGGTGTTTCGTTTTTATCTTAGGTGTTCTactgttatttaatttatttatttttgtgacTTGACGAGGATCCAATGTTTCTGAATGACTTTTAACCTTATTTATCGGAGACGCAAGCTCGATTAAATCTTCAACTCGAGTATTTTGAACGTCGCCGTTGGTCTTGTctgtgtatttaatattagcctgattgtaaaaatttttcgcggacTTTTGTCGAACTTTTAATCCTGccttaatttgtaatttatcagTTGTAGGTGCGCAGCAAAGGTCAGAAACGTGGCCAATTGGGCCACAACGACCGCAGACAGGTGTATTCTTTACAGAAGTTTGTTGTGCCGGAGTTGTATTTGCCGAAGAATTGCTTGACGTTAGTCGTTCTAATCTTTCCAGGAATGATTtcatgaatgattcaaaattatttagtaaggCTGGAAGCTCTAAATTTGAGTCATTTGCTTTATTGTCAGACTGCCTTGAATTTCGATgacaattacaataattatttttattagaactGGGTTTTTTATTCTGTGAAGCATGTGGCTGTGCGGtagttataatattaattgaatCGAAATCTGGAGAGTCTTGGATACAGTGATCGACGGGACTACGTACTCTTTGTTTATTTGAGACATTGTAGTTGGAATTGAGTGCGTTAGCCGACGCCTGCCAAGCACTAACACGCGTAAATAATTCCACATAATTCGAGATATTTTCCCCTGcaaatttttgcaaaaaacACGAATTGAACCGCGCTATTATTATGCGAATTTGCTTCGCTTGCGGTAACGGCTCCTCCAATTGCATAAAAGCTTCTTGCATCCGGTTCACGAAAGATACTCCAGTTTCGTCATTACCCTGCTTAGCTGCGTAGATCTCTTGCAATAAATCCTCATCGGTCTGTTGCGTTTGCcagattttaaaatagtaattaaaagtttcccaattaataaataattcttcaTTTTGATAATACCACTCAAGGACGTTACCGTTGAATGTATTGGTTACAACCGTAGGGAAATTCTCGAAAGGAATGTCATAGCTGCGCATACGTTGTTCTATAGTTTTGATGTATTTTCGTGCATCAAATGACGACGTACGATTCCGAGAAGGAAAAGAAATATTCCACGATTTTACAAATCGACTGATTTCGTACagataagtaaaattaaagcCCAATGCACTCGTATACCCAGCTGTCACATTGTGTGGGTGATGGAACGTTACAGGCTGCATATGTGCTGGTATCATGTTAGATGGTAGTGGCTGCGTGTGTACATACGACGGTAACGTATGAATTGGTAGTGGGACCGTTTGATGCGCGTACGGTTCCTGCGCAGGTGCTTGATGTACAGCCGATGACACGCTGCTTGCTTGAGACGATTGCATGTATAATTGCGGGGCAAGATGGCCAGCCGTAAGGGGATTTGCTGCCTGTGAGACAGTAGCCGTTGAAAACAATTCTCTGGGCATCAATGTGCTAGAAATACAGCTATTTGGAAAAGTTAGATTATTTCTAGCTTGTATTGCCGTTCCCGAATTCGATGATATCGGTAACGTATTGGAAGATCGTGAGATTGTACCCGTCAGTGACGACTCTTCGCATGCGGCTTGCAAGGCTGCAGATTCAGCTTGTAGCTGAGCTATAGCATTTGACAAGACTGCTATTGAGCTCGCATTATTTATCTGTGCAGTTGAATGGCCAATCATATTATTTACAGGAatgtcgttattattattcactGTACTATTATGTATACCTCCCGTGAGGTCTAGCAAATCATCAATGGCACTAGTCGTAGGAATTATTAAACTTGATGCTGGATTAGGCGGAAATTGAAGTATATTGTGaccaatattattataatt includes these proteins:
- the LOC130674142 gene encoding uncharacterized protein LOC130674142; the protein is MAISRARAQERVEQASKPPRSSGKPASYSAAAVSNSHSSETKSPATNSSTALKKPPKKVFPPAQYPCDLCKGDHFIIIGIGVANAGRTKGQVALKLSSRHSNDSVIISAHILGGLTTQLPSVALNTLNWDQYKQLQLADPAFMRPGPIDIIIGADHYGLIIKDALIKRSEGLPTAQDTIFGWILLGPVTQRTHRPSITFHAAVEQSTQQLQDLLSRFWTQEEIPVSKIKELNPDEEACKAHFQHTHRRDSSGRYIVRLPIKSSPQQLGNSYSAAYRCLIHLKRRLDHDDRLKALYLDFLKEYEELNHMVESTQSTTSEPDYYLPHHGVLRESSITTKLRVVFNGSKTTSSGLSLNDVLHTGPKLQLDIFDVLIGVRTHKLIFITGITKMFRQILVDERDQSLQQILWFNQQGQITPYKLTTVTYGTRPAPYLAVRALLQLVEDEGHRFPLAIIPLTHGRYVDDIFGGADDLNSLQQVADQLEALCKAGGFPLAKWASNHPKLQQLNHVEAIKNHKFEDPDSSAKILGMYWSSHSDQFFFTYSPPCSTPKFTKRIILSEIAQIFDPLGFLAPLIIRAKVFMQELWLEKLSWDTPLAANQRHKWRNFKNELKFISEIKIPRWIHSSTCSTTEIHGFSDASQLAMAAAVFIKVHTPAHGVRVTLLCSKTKVAPLKRLTIPRLELTTAHMLAKLTKHCQSTLNLTQSPIYLWTDSTITLTWIKSHPSRWKEFVRNRVSHIQDLLPDGHWNFIPGTQNPADCATRGLTPTQLRDHQLWWTGPPWLLKSSSSWPKCPSIDDTGAQAEERPGLALFSSNSSLKSNWPIMERPIPLLRMLRATAICFRLRDMIKKSPNSSLKAPITSDEVISALNFCIKETQRIHFSNEINMHSKHAPWPNGHPFARLVAFIDTDGIIRVGGRLENSPNQDQSKHPAILPRNAALTKLIISDAHQRTMHGGTQLTLAFIRQKYWIIGGRQPVRSIILKCIKCARHRADRAQQLMGQLPVSRVTPSSAFTHTGVDYAGPITLKNWRRRGAKTYKGWICVFVCLSTSAVHLEVVSDYSSSGFIVALRRFISRRGICTALYSDCGTTFKGAETDLNRLFTQGTQESREILDHITVNSIAWHFNPPAAPHMGGKWEAAVKSLKHHLTRSVGESSFTFEEFTTLLTQIEAILNSRPLEPLTEDPDDMNALTPGHFLIGRALNMIPEPALIDTNSSRLSRWQFLQQRVQQFWNHWSTSYLQRQLAITKWQRPTHQIQVGSLVLLTDERFPPTR